The DNA sequence GGCGGCCGGATTCGCGCAGCTCGCCGTGGTGGAGCACGTAGATGCGGTCGACGTCCTGGATCGTCGAGAGCCGGTGCGCGACCACGATCGAGGTCTTGCCGGACAGGAGCGAGTGGAGCGCATCCTGGACCAGCGCCTCGGTCTCCGTGTCGACGCTCGAGGTGGCCTCGTCGAGCAGCAGGATCTCCGGCTTCTGCGCCAGCGCCCGCGCGAAGGACAGCAGCTGGCGCTCGCCCACCGAGAAGTTCTGCCCGCGCTCGTGGACGGGTTGGGCGTAGCCGAGCGGGAGCCTGCGCACGAACTCCTCGAGGTGCACGGTCCGCGCGGCCGCCTCGATCTCGGTCGCGGTGATCTCGGGTCTGCCCAGGCTCACGTTGTAGGCGAGATCCCCGGTGAAGAGGAAGACGTCCTGCAGCACGAAGGCGATGTGACGGCGCAGCTCGGCACGAGGGATGTCGCGGATGTCCGTGCCGTCGATCAGGATCCGGCCGCCCTGCGGCTCGTACATCCGGGCCAGGAGCTTCAGCACCGTGGTCTTGCCGGCACCGGTATGGCCGACCAGCGCGACCCGCTCGCCCGGCGCCACCCGAAACGACAGATTCTTCAGGATCGGCTGAGCTTCGTAGGCGAAGCTCACGTTTTCGAACACGATCTCGCCTCGGATCTTGTGCGGCCGGAAGGCCGATTCGGGCTCGGATCGCTCGGCCTCGAAGTCGAGCAGCTGGAACACGCGTTCCAGGCTCGCCATCGACGACTGCATCACCGAGTACTTCGCAGACAGGTCCTGCAGCGGCCGGTAGAAGCGGCGCATCCAGTCGACGAAGAGCAGCAGGTCGCCCGGCGCCACCGAGCCGACTCCGAGCAGCTTCGCGCCGTACCAGAGGATGAATGCGGTCGTCAGATTGCCGGCCAGCGTGATCGTCGCGGAGAGGAGCGACTCGTACTGGATCGAGTAGAACCAGGCGTCGCGGTGCTCGCGGTTGATCGCCATGAACTCGTCCAGGTTGCGCTGCTCGCGCGCGAAGAGCTGCACCACACGCATTCCGGTGATGGTCTCCTGCAGGTGCGAGTTGATCCGCGCGATCTTGACCCGCACCACGCGGAACGCGTCGCGCACCTTCCAGCGGAAGACGATCGCTGCTCCCGCCATCGCCGGAACCACGATCATCGCCACGATCGCGAGCTTCCAGTTCAGCCAGAACAGCACGCCGGCGAACGCGGCCATCATGACCAGATCCGCGATCAGCGCGATCAGCCCGGCGGAGAACATCTCGGAGAGGTTCTCCACGTCGTTGCCCAGCCGCGTCACCAGCCGGCCGACCGGATAGCGGTCGAAGAAGCGCAGCGGCAGACGCTGCACGTGATCGAAGAGCGCGCCGCGGAGCTGCAGCATCGCGCGCTGGCCCATCACGGCCATCGCGATCGAGCGGGCGAAGTCGACCCCCGCGCCGACCGCCGCGACCGCCACGAAGACCAGCGCCAGCCAGGGGATCTCGCCGATTCCGGTCGGCGCCTGCGCCAGGAAGCGCAGCGACTGCAGGCCCGGGAACTGGTCGATTCCGGCCAGGTGGTTCAGCGCGCTGCCGAAGAGCGAGGCCGGAATCATCTCGAGCAGGGCGCGCAGGGGAATCAGCGCGGTGGCCGCAGCGACCAGCCTCCAATGCGGGCGCAGGTACGGCCAGAGCCGGCGCAGGAGCTGGGAGTCGAGCACCCTGCCGAGCAGCTCCTCCTCGTGGAGACCGGGGGTCAAGCCGCGGTCTCCTCGATCTCGGCCTCGAGCTGCTGCTGGCGATACGTGCGCGCGTACGCGCCGCCGCGAGCCAGCAGCTCGGCATGCGTGCCCTGCTCCGCGATCCGGCCCTCCTCGAGCACGACGATGACGTCGGCATCGCGCACGGCCGAGAGCCTGTGCGCGACGATGAAGCAGGTGCGCCCGGCACGGGCGGCGCGCAGCTCCTTCAGGATGCCCTCCTCGGTCGCCGCATCCACGCTCGAGAGCGCGTCGTCGAGGATCAGGATCGCGGGCTCGAGCGCGAGCGCGCGGGCCAGCGCGATCCGCTGCCGCTGGCCGCCCGAGAGCGTGATCCCTCGCTCGCCGACGATCGTCTCGAACCCGTCGGGGAAGTCCTCGATGTCGTCGAGCACGTGCGCGCGGCGCGCGGCTTCGCG is a window from the Deltaproteobacteria bacterium genome containing:
- a CDS encoding ABC transporter ATP-binding protein; translation: MTPGLHEEELLGRVLDSQLLRRLWPYLRPHWRLVAAATALIPLRALLEMIPASLFGSALNHLAGIDQFPGLQSLRFLAQAPTGIGEIPWLALVFVAVAAVGAGVDFARSIAMAVMGQRAMLQLRGALFDHVQRLPLRFFDRYPVGRLVTRLGNDVENLSEMFSAGLIALIADLVMMAAFAGVLFWLNWKLAIVAMIVVPAMAGAAIVFRWKVRDAFRVVRVKIARINSHLQETITGMRVVQLFAREQRNLDEFMAINREHRDAWFYSIQYESLLSATITLAGNLTTAFILWYGAKLLGVGSVAPGDLLLFVDWMRRFYRPLQDLSAKYSVMQSSMASLERVFQLLDFEAERSEPESAFRPHKIRGEIVFENVSFAYEAQPILKNLSFRVAPGERVALVGHTGAGKTTVLKLLARMYEPQGGRILIDGTDIRDIPRAELRRHIAFVLQDVFLFTGDLAYNVSLGRPEITATEIEAAARTVHLEEFVRRLPLGYAQPVHERGQNFSVGERQLLSFARALAQKPEILLLDEATSSVDTETEALVQDALHSLLSGKTSIVVAHRLSTIQDVDRIYVLHHGELRESGRHEDLLAQRGLYWRLYQLQYAVQERTAA